The Agromyces sp. 3263 DNA segment CCGAATCCTGCCTGCGACGCCTCGACCCCTCCCGCGTCATTTCGGTTCGGGTTCGCGCGGATAGAGTGCCGCTTGGTGGCGCTGTACCGCTCAGCGTGGGCGCGGTTCTCGGGTCGCACCTGATCCGCGACCGCGACTGCGTCGTAGTAGTACCGGGGTGACTTCGCAAGGAGGAACAGGTATTCGTGAGCCTTTGTCGGACGGTCGGTCACGGACTCGGGCATAGGGTTCGGCTTCGCCCAGATGATGTCCGAGCGGAGAACCCACCCGTCGTCCTGCAACGCGAACGCGACACGCCACGGAACGCCAAGGAGTTGCTTCCCCGCTCCGTACGAATCCCCGAGGTTCAGCCACAACGTGCCGTCATCGGTGAGGACTTCCCGGAGATCACGAAACAGGAACAGCAGGCGTGTGATGTACTCCTCAAGAGACCGTTCCGCGCCGATCTGCCCGTCTTCGCCGTAGTCGCGAAGACCGAAGTACGGCGGCGACGTCACGATCGTCCGCACCATGCCACCCTCAAGTTTTTCGGCCACACGCTCCGCGTCTCCGTGGTACAGCGTCACCGCGTCATCCGTGTAGTACGGCTTCACTTCGCCTCCCATTGGATGTTTGAACGCCAATACGTCGGCCCGCCCCAAGGAGCAAACCCGAGAGCGTTCAAAACGTCGCGGGCATCGGCGGAATACGCCCTCCACGCGTTCGGATGCATGTCGATGTCAGACATGGACAGATGGCGCGCAACCTTTTCGATGAGCCATTCCGGGTACTCGTTCATTCGGTTTCCTCCACCGGGTATGAGAAGAGCCGCACCCCCGAAAGAGTGCGGCCAAAGAGATGGTCAGATCAGAACGGGGTGTTGTCCGAGTAGTCAGCAGGGGTCGTCCAGGTATCCGCCGCCGGCGCAGACACAACCGGCGCGGCACCCTCGAGCACCTTCGCCTGGTTCAACGTGTGATCCACGAACCGCGCATCACGCTCACTGACCTTCGTACCCAGGAACCCGCTGGCCTTGATCCGGTCGCCCTCCGACACCGTACGAGCTGCATCCTTCGGCGGGAACACCGACCAATACGTGGTCCGCGTCTTCCCCTGATACTCGTTCTCCTCACGCAAACCGAAACCGTTACCCCGCGAATTGATCCGCGAAACCGTACCCTCAACCGTCGTGTAAGCCATTACTTTCTGCCCTTCTCGTATGCCTGAATCGCGGACTCCACAGCCCGCATAACCAACTGCCCCGGATGCTTCTCGAAATACCGGTACATCGCCAACTCGTCGTCGTACATGCGCTTCGGCCGAACACCCGCAAGGAACGCGGTGAACGCATGATCCGAAGTCATCTCCTCATAGGACATGTCCTCTTCACGATTCACGCCGAAACTCCATCCATGACGCGATTGCCAGCATGTAGAGCCAGCCTCCAAATGCTTGGATGATGAGGAAGTCGCCCAGCGAGATACTGAATTGGAAGGTCATCAGAACGGCCTCTCCGCGCATCGGTGGCACGGCAACGGATAACCCAAATGCACATCGCACATGACACCCTCCGCACCCAACGCCGGGGCAGCAGGCGGACCAGAACGGGCAGACGAATAGTCGTCCTCCCACTTCCGATCGTTCAACCACCCAGCCGGCAACTTCACAAACTGCTTCTCCTTGCCAAGACACATGAGCGTGTACGCCTGAGTGGCCTTCGCCAACGTCCCCTGGTCAACGAGCTTCCGCGCCTTCTCCCACGCCCTCAAAGCAGCACCCTTCGATTCCTTCCGCGGGTACAACACCCACCACTCTTCGAAGGCCTTCGGGTACACAGACTTTGGTTCAGCCGCAGGCTGGACAAGAGAACTACTGTTCCCCTGTTCCCCTGTTCCAGTCCCCACACTCTCCGTAGAGTCTCCGTAGAGTTCGGGTACATGCTCCGTAACAGACCCAACTTCCGCGTCAGGACGCGGGTAACGGGCCTTGTTTGGGTTCTTCACCAGTTGGTGTTTGTCCCAGTTCGCGACGAACAGAAACGGTCTAC contains these protein-coding regions:
- a CDS encoding site-specific DNA-methyltransferase; translated protein: MKPYYTDDAVTLYHGDAERVAEKLEGGMVRTIVTSPPYFGLRDYGEDGQIGAERSLEEYITRLLFLFRDLREVLTDDGTLWLNLGDSYGAGKQLLGVPWRVAFALQDDGWVLRSDIIWAKPNPMPESVTDRPTKAHEYLFLLAKSPRYYYDAVAVADQVRPENRAHAERYSATKRHSIRANPNRNDAGGVEASQAGFGRADLSTRNKRTVWEIAPVPFSGAHFAVYPPELIRPCILAGSAPGDTVLDPFSGSGTTGMVATQEGRKYIGIDLNRDYLDLSLRTRFAQPVLNLEGIA